One region of Aminobacterium colombiense DSM 12261 genomic DNA includes:
- a CDS encoding DUF4406 domain-containing protein → MKKIYIAHPLRGKNADIETVFENNITVDTICQNLSAIVENKDILILSPVHAFSFVSAVGDQKWVLGQCRKMLSLADEIWVFGDWENSEGCKIEIEHAKKLNIPIIFHGSETKDLYECLA, encoded by the coding sequence ATGAAAAAAATTTATATAGCTCATCCACTGCGAGGTAAAAACGCTGATATAGAAACTGTTTTTGAGAACAACATCACTGTAGACACCATATGCCAGAACCTCTCTGCGATTGTAGAAAACAAAGATATTCTGATTCTTTCTCCAGTCCACGCCTTTAGTTTTGTTTCAGCCGTTGGAGATCAAAAATGGGTTTTAGGCCAGTGTCGCAAGATGCTGTCTTTGGCAGATGAGATTTGGGTATTCGGCGACTGGGAAAACTCCGAAGGCTGCAAAATTGAGATAGAACATGCTAAGAAGTTGAATATCCCCATTATCTTTCATGGCAGCGAAACAAAGGATTTGTACGAATGCCTAGCGTAG
- the dut gene encoding dUTP diphosphatase — MDNLRIVVEDELFIPKRKNTGDAGADIKSAVDVVIQPGEACNIPAGFKIAIPYQYGGFIFPRSGLAYKHGIRLCNGVGVIDHQYRGEVMLPLRNDGMKPFAIQRGDRLAQLVILKVKLPGFVVVDALDETERGEGGFGSTGVRGE, encoded by the coding sequence ATGGACAATCTTAGAATCGTTGTTGAGGACGAACTTTTTATACCAAAAAGAAAAAATACCGGCGACGCTGGTGCAGACATTAAAAGTGCTGTAGATGTTGTTATTCAACCCGGGGAAGCTTGCAACATTCCGGCAGGCTTTAAGATCGCCATTCCGTATCAATATGGAGGTTTTATTTTTCCCAGGAGCGGTTTGGCCTATAAGCACGGAATACGCCTCTGTAACGGAGTAGGCGTTATAGATCACCAGTATCGTGGGGAAGTAATGCTTCCTCTTCGGAACGATGGTATGAAACCCTTTGCCATACAGCGTGGAGATCGGCTAGCTCAGCTTGTTATTCTCAAAGTGAAACTGCCCGGCTTTGTAGTTGTAGATGCACTGGATGAAACCGAGCGTGGAGAGGGCGGTTTTGGCAGTACAGGGGTGAGGGGCGAGTAA
- a CDS encoding endonuclease/exonuclease/phosphatase family protein — translation MTSVLAVVFLSIASQAMALSIGTFNIEYFNVSGKNAYSPSHCSSLAKTITTSQANVLALQEIEGDATMRFFVTKFLPGWKYAGNDTGGRQNLYFLWDTATIKLLDGPSAYGANASFRFEGKSYRLNDRPHLVGTFLDKEGNRRFTLVNVHLKSQSIRGKDDKERAERYNKAKRQAQIAGINKLVTTLKGPVFILGDYNTNTPSGTSFPLSGLGEGHYSYDNMNSNLDYIGFTNVGKTASWTLYKVETAIASRSTKSTQHPDHDIVVLSLDGQMPSVAVGGIIAPQVVKRQKVLASDSAGSYSIAEASPLSGNTIVYITKTGKKYHTSGCSSLRKSKIPITLAEAKAKGYTPCSRCRPPR, via the coding sequence GTGACCAGTGTTCTTGCAGTAGTTTTTTTAAGTATCGCCAGTCAAGCAATGGCACTTTCAATAGGGACCTTCAATATCGAGTATTTCAACGTTTCGGGTAAAAATGCCTACTCGCCCTCCCACTGCTCCTCTCTCGCCAAAACCATAACTACATCTCAAGCGAATGTCTTAGCCCTTCAAGAGATTGAAGGGGATGCTACTATGCGGTTTTTTGTAACCAAATTTCTGCCTGGATGGAAATATGCAGGAAACGACACCGGAGGAAGACAAAACCTCTATTTTCTTTGGGACACCGCAACCATAAAGCTATTAGATGGGCCATCAGCCTATGGAGCAAATGCCTCTTTCCGTTTCGAAGGGAAAAGCTACAGGTTAAATGACCGGCCCCACCTTGTGGGCACATTTTTAGATAAAGAGGGAAACCGTCGGTTCACCCTGGTAAACGTTCATCTCAAAAGCCAGAGCATCAGGGGCAAAGATGATAAAGAGCGGGCAGAACGATACAACAAAGCGAAGCGTCAAGCCCAGATAGCTGGAATCAACAAACTTGTTACAACTCTAAAAGGCCCCGTATTCATCCTTGGAGACTACAATACCAACACCCCTTCCGGAACATCTTTCCCCTTATCAGGCCTTGGCGAAGGTCATTACAGCTACGACAATATGAATAGCAACCTTGATTACATCGGATTCACTAATGTGGGAAAAACTGCATCGTGGACCTTATATAAAGTAGAAACTGCTATTGCTTCACGCTCGACAAAAAGCACCCAGCACCCTGACCACGATATAGTCGTGCTTTCCCTTGATGGGCAAATGCCTTCTGTAGCTGTAGGGGGAATTATCGCACCCCAAGTGGTAAAACGACAGAAAGTACTCGCCTCAGACTCTGCTGGAAGCTACTCTATCGCTGAAGCCTCTCCTCTGTCAGGCAACACTATCGTTTACATCACGAAAACAGGCAAAAAATACCATACATCAGGATGTTCAAGTCTTAGAAAGAGTAAAATTCCGATTACCTTGGCTGAGGCGAAAGCGAAAGGCTATACACCATGTTCAAGGTGCCGCCCGCCAAGGTAA
- a CDS encoding phage antirepressor Ant has protein sequence MKGLQIFEFENQDVRVRIDEAGNPWWVARDVCDVLGYSNARDAVNNHVRIKHRDAVAIPDAMGRNQLTSVISEPGLYSLVLRSKLPSAVRFQDWVTEEVLPAIRKHSAYLTPQKIEEVLCNPDTIIRLATDLKKEREQRLRLASKVREDAPKVIFAESVSASHTSILVGDLAKLLRQNGIQMGQNRLFDWLRRRGYLIKSGSSRNMPTQRAMELGLFEIKERTINNPDGSVRITRTPKVTGKGQIYFANIFLNEVSA, from the coding sequence ATGAAGGGGCTACAGATCTTTGAGTTCGAGAATCAAGATGTGCGGGTGCGCATTGATGAGGCGGGGAATCCGTGGTGGGTTGCCAGGGACGTATGTGATGTGTTGGGATACAGCAATGCAAGGGACGCTGTAAACAATCACGTCAGAATTAAACATAGAGATGCTGTCGCAATTCCCGACGCCATGGGACGAAATCAACTTACCTCGGTTATATCTGAGCCAGGTCTTTATTCCCTGGTATTACGTTCAAAGCTTCCTTCGGCCGTAAGGTTTCAAGACTGGGTTACAGAAGAAGTTCTTCCCGCCATACGCAAGCATAGCGCCTACCTAACTCCACAAAAAATAGAAGAAGTTTTATGCAACCCTGACACGATTATCCGGTTGGCGACTGACCTTAAAAAAGAACGTGAGCAACGGTTGCGACTTGCTTCGAAGGTGAGGGAAGATGCTCCAAAAGTGATCTTTGCTGAGAGTGTTTCGGCGTCACATACGTCAATTCTTGTAGGAGATCTAGCTAAATTATTACGTCAAAACGGCATTCAGATGGGGCAGAACAGGTTGTTTGATTGGCTGAGACGCAGAGGCTATCTCATAAAGTCCGGAAGCAGCAGAAACATGCCTACCCAACGGGCCATGGAGCTGGGGCTGTTTGAGATCAAAGAGCGAACCATTAATAATCCTGATGGGAGCGTGAGAATTACCAGAACGCCAAAGGTAACCGGGAAGGGGCAAATATACTTTGCAAATATATTTCTGAACGAGGTGTCGGCATGA
- a CDS encoding XRE family transcriptional regulator: MISGEEIRRLRKAKGWTQQQLADNVGVAKTTIVDWEKDRYFPTGENVHKLSRSLEVSIAYLMGETDNPIQIGKDNIFKDYDLIPVALISPEQTACCGAGMIDMDTTCEPEKILVLSRREIGEYDPNRPPYAIHTDGVSMEGFGIPSGSVVFINPREHLESFDVCLICYYGRLAIKKVIFKPNGNFEIFSDSEDDNREISKEEFDSGLFEIRGKVIAIHSTPGHGRF, from the coding sequence ATGATCTCAGGAGAAGAAATACGCCGTCTACGTAAGGCAAAAGGATGGACACAACAGCAACTAGCAGATAACGTCGGAGTTGCGAAGACAACAATTGTAGATTGGGAGAAAGATCGCTATTTCCCTACTGGAGAAAATGTACATAAACTTTCCAGAAGCCTTGAGGTTTCCATAGCCTACCTTATGGGTGAAACAGATAATCCAATCCAAATAGGAAAAGACAACATTTTTAAAGACTACGACCTAATCCCTGTTGCTTTGATCTCTCCTGAGCAAACAGCTTGTTGTGGAGCTGGCATGATCGACATGGATACTACTTGCGAACCTGAAAAAATACTTGTTTTATCTAGGCGGGAAATAGGCGAATACGATCCTAATCGTCCCCCCTACGCAATTCACACGGATGGTGTTTCCATGGAAGGATTTGGAATTCCTAGCGGTTCAGTCGTTTTTATTAATCCACGGGAACATCTTGAGTCTTTTGATGTTTGCCTGATTTGTTACTATGGCCGATTAGCTATCAAGAAAGTTATTTTCAAACCCAATGGGAACTTTGAAATATTCTCTGATTCAGAAGACGACAATCGGGAAATTTCTAAAGAGGAGTTTGATAGCGGACTCTTTGAAATTAGAGGGAAGGTTATCGCAATTCATAGTACGCCGGGACATGGAAGGTTTTAA
- a CDS encoding LexA family protein codes for MSVDADKHPFAVFVEGDSMEGAGIPDRSTVVVNPAEEVYDGDTALVCFGRQNEWAIKWVYFNKADGSVEIRSAAPQYKPMVFTKEDIELGLFCIVGKVTRLTAEPRKGI; via the coding sequence ATTTCTGTAGATGCCGATAAACATCCTTTTGCCGTCTTTGTAGAGGGGGACTCTATGGAAGGCGCAGGAATTCCCGACAGAAGTACAGTCGTCGTGAATCCTGCAGAAGAAGTTTATGACGGTGATACGGCATTAGTGTGTTTTGGCCGCCAAAACGAATGGGCAATAAAGTGGGTGTATTTTAATAAGGCTGACGGTTCTGTTGAAATCCGTTCAGCAGCCCCTCAGTATAAGCCTATGGTTTTTACAAAAGAAGATATAGAGCTCGGGCTCTTTTGCATAGTAGGGAAGGTGACACGTTTAACAGCAGAACCAAGAAAGGGGATCTAA
- a CDS encoding PH domain-containing protein, which yields MSVNSEYLENELRKIGAWDAFKNKKEIKALEEILSENEPLWAISKAAYENNLGTLVVSPRRIIFLRKTITSKIITNEILIEKIDSVGPVKGMLTGSIDIYISGKKQKITNIITNATNIKDAIEHAMRKEEYTPPQPKSDIEVSINTEQPNIPRPSQNQKESPQKSKKKWLVVAIIVLFAFTALVSLIPDAPKENYELLAISNADMPTYSRRAVKITVPLGLTKEQLTEVMTDVAKKVKKDEKVDRVWVHAYHDKTEDYSVVTAATIDIDDKGNGSGEVEFAPFYFSDPEKYTVNKLPENKRKEYYSNKVLIERMFLEDTPGKEDKAIESLRKEYGISEKEEADILFEANIMGWRGPNEEKYAKDGYYIPKEEVGKEWYQCGTLHSSSSDEWLEASHQNRIATCADYLLKLYEDDTLNISLPPKKNMPSLLHEVKKYAEEMAVAIDEVFRSSEEKLSVSETAALLMVQAGWLD from the coding sequence ATGTCGGTTAATAGCGAGTATCTTGAAAACGAACTACGTAAGATAGGAGCTTGGGATGCTTTTAAAAATAAAAAGGAAATTAAAGCACTAGAAGAAATCCTTTCAGAAAATGAACCCCTTTGGGCAATATCAAAAGCAGCTTATGAAAATAATTTAGGTACTTTGGTCGTCTCACCACGTAGAATAATTTTCCTTCGCAAAACTATAACTTCCAAAATTATTACAAATGAGATTTTGATAGAAAAAATAGACTCTGTAGGCCCCGTGAAGGGGATGCTCACGGGCTCTATAGATATTTATATAAGCGGTAAGAAACAAAAAATAACTAACATAATAACGAATGCCACTAATATTAAAGACGCTATTGAGCATGCCATGAGGAAAGAAGAATACACTCCCCCACAACCTAAATCCGATATAGAAGTATCCATAAATACAGAACAGCCAAATATACCCCGACCTTCGCAAAACCAAAAGGAATCCCCCCAAAAATCGAAAAAGAAATGGTTAGTTGTTGCCATCATTGTTTTGTTTGCATTCACCGCTTTAGTTTCACTAATCCCTGATGCACCTAAAGAAAATTACGAGTTGCTGGCAATTAGTAATGCCGATATGCCTACTTACTCAAGACGTGCAGTAAAAATTACCGTTCCGCTTGGGCTTACGAAAGAGCAGCTAACGGAAGTTATGACGGATGTTGCCAAGAAGGTAAAGAAGGATGAAAAAGTTGATAGAGTGTGGGTGCACGCATATCATGACAAAACTGAAGATTATAGCGTTGTAACCGCCGCAACTATTGACATTGACGATAAAGGAAATGGAAGCGGTGAAGTTGAGTTTGCTCCTTTTTATTTTTCTGATCCGGAAAAGTACACCGTTAATAAGTTGCCGGAGAACAAGCGAAAAGAATATTATTCCAACAAAGTTCTGATAGAACGTATGTTTCTAGAGGACACACCCGGCAAGGAAGATAAAGCCATTGAAAGCCTACGAAAAGAATATGGTATTTCAGAAAAAGAAGAGGCGGATATACTCTTTGAGGCAAACATCATGGGCTGGAGAGGCCCCAATGAGGAGAAATACGCCAAGGACGGCTATTATATCCCCAAGGAAGAGGTCGGCAAGGAATGGTATCAGTGCGGCACACTTCACTCTTCATCTTCCGATGAATGGCTGGAAGCTTCTCACCAGAACAGGATAGCAACTTGCGCCGACTATCTTTTAAAGCTTTACGAAGACGACACGTTGAATATTAGCCTTCCTCCCAAGAAGAATATGCCATCTTTGCTCCATGAGGTAAAAAAATACGCTGAAGAAATGGCGGTGGCCATAGATGAAGTGTTCCGTTCCAGCGAAGAAAAACTCAGTGTTTCGGAAACGGCGGCATTGCTGATGGTTCAAGCCGGGTGGCTAGATTAA
- a CDS encoding helix-turn-helix domain-containing protein: MGFGEIIKTSRLRMGLTQEGLSRKVGCTRTTVCDWEKEKYPPTDAKNIAALEQTLGFETGYLYSILYGNPTPLRRKESSAASASIE, translated from the coding sequence ATGGGATTTGGTGAAATAATAAAGACATCTAGGTTGCGTATGGGGCTAACTCAAGAGGGTTTGAGTAGAAAAGTAGGGTGTACACGAACTACCGTGTGTGATTGGGAAAAAGAAAAGTATCCTCCTACAGATGCTAAAAATATAGCTGCACTTGAACAAACACTTGGTTTTGAGACCGGATATCTTTACTCCATTTTATACGGAAACCCTACACCCCTCCGCAGGAAAGAGAGCTCAGCGGCTTCAGCTTCCATCGAATAA